The genome window AGATAGACGCAATTTTCATCGACGCGCGCATATGCCTTTGCATCATTCGTTTCCTTTTTTCGAAGGGATCACCTGCTTGCGCATTTCAGACAAACTGTAGGCGGGGAGCGGGCAATGATATCTCCGGCTCAGATCAGGAGAGCGTCTCCCTGCGTTGTGCCGCGATCCCGGTCCGACCCATGCAGCCCATATTCTATAGATTCATATACAACATCATAACAAGCAGAAGCGCATTTGTCAGACCACCGCATCGTCGTCCAGGAAGAAGCGAACAGATGGTTGTGGCATCGCTGTTTTTACGGGATGCATCCAGGTGGGGGGTGAATACACTTGATTTTAATCCGGAAACATCATGCGCCATGCCTGGAGGTCGCTGATTCACCCAGGGAGGATTGCCCTGTTCACAACCTCTCGTTGTGGCGTTATAGGGCATTTCATACCCGATCATCGGGTATTTCCTTAGTTCCCATACGGAAGCGGTTCTTTTCCGCCCTGACGGTGTCAATCTGCGGGGTTGCTTGTGCAGCGTACCGATGTGCACCTCCGCGCACTCCCTTGATTTCCTTGACAATTAATCCCTTGTCCCCGATCTGGAAACCAGGAGTGTCCATCAGGAAACACCGGATGAACACTCCTTAACGATCTGATTGCAACTGCATGCCGAGACACGCATGACGCTGCCTGAGTGCCTCGCATCTATGCATGCCCGTGCACAACGTAAAAAAATCCCCCGATATCTGCTGTTACCGGAGGATTCGATAATCATCCGCTCGATCGGCGGACCACCGGTCGGTGTGGCGTCATGAGAAGTAGCCATGTCACAGCGGTTTCAGGTTGCTGAACTCCCGCCATTCAAGGAAATACTCCGGCTTCAGGGCAATCTCGTAGAGATTTTCCATGACGTTGTAGTGCTTCTTCTCCTCGTTGGCGATCTCCAGCAGGATCTGCACGACCTCCTGCTGACTCGCCTTTGTTGCCATATCCTCGTACAGACGGACACTCTCTGCCTCGATCTTCATCGCATGCAGATAACCTTCCAGAGACTTCCTCATGCCGCCGAGTAGTAGTTCCTGCCCCTTCAGCGCAGTGAAGACATTTTTCGCCTCGGAAAGAACAGTGGTATCGGCCATCTTCCCGTCTCCTCCGGCCTTCATGGCCATCACGGTGTCATGGTGTTTCTGCTCGTCGGCCGCCAGCATGGTAAAGACGGTCTTCAATCCGCTGATCTCGGTCTCTGCTGCCAGCCCCTCGTAGTATGCCTTGCCGTCGAGTTCCATCTTCATCGCAAAATCGTACACGTTCATGAAATCCCCCCCTGCCGGCTATCCTACCCCTGCGCCGGCGTGTCGACCTGCCGTTCACCGATTATATGCACATCCCCGGACCGCACATGCTGTCAGGGGCACAAACAGGAAGGAGAAACCGTTCCAGCTCGGTGTACAGCTCCTCCATCTGCATCTGAAGCGCCTGGATCTGATCCAGCGTCGGCGCGGTCCCGTCAGAGACGTATGCCGCACGGATGTCGCTCAGCTCTTCGTGCAGCTCCCGCAGCCGGCAATAGGTTTCCTTCAACTGCCCGTATTCGACCTCACCCAGTTCCTCTGCCAATGGAATGTTCTCTGCCGTGTTCATGACAACCCCCTTTCCCGACCTCACCCCGGCATGTCTACTCCCAATCGATACAGTTTGCCGGACATGCGTCCATGGCTTCCTGTATCCTCTCCTCAGGGGCTCCGGCCGGATCGTACACTTCTGCATAGTTATCGTCGTTCATCCGAAAGACCTCGGGCACCATCTCGACGCACACCCCGCAACTGATACAGACTTCCTGATCCACGTACGGTCTTCTCCCCATCCCTTTCACCTCCCGCCACATGCGGCACTCCCGGTGCCGGCCATCGCCTTAGACCTCTTTGCGTAACCAGCGGTTCAACAGTTTCACCGTCTCGACCTCGTGGTGGGAAAGCGTCTGCATCCAGTCGAGGATGGACAGGAAGAGCGGGGCCGACCTGGGGAGACAGAGCCCTTCCACGAGCCGTGTCTCATGATGGGTACCAAACCTGAGACAGTATCGGCAGAGTTCGCGGCTCGACTCGATCACCTGCCGCAACGGCCCCCGATCGCCTCTCTTCACCGCTTCCGTCAGGGAGTCGAGGATGTTCTTCTGGTACTCGAACAGGAGCGTGACCTGCTGGACCGCCTGGTCGGAGAAGGGGATCCCGTCCCTGATCTGCATCAGGGTAGCCTCGCCAAGGCTTGCGATGGCCCCGGCCGCCATGTCCAAGTGGGCGAGGATGCTCTGGTAACGATAAAAGCGCCGCCTGCTCTTCAACGCAAGCCCGAACATCCGATCGTCGGCCTGCGCACCGGCAAAGGCGATCTCTTCCAGCAGATCCTGCCGATCCTGCTGCAAGGAATCAAGCTGCCCGGGCTGCTGGTGGATGAAGGCGGATCTGACCTTCTCCAGCATCTTCGCGAGCCTGTCCAGGATTGTCGTCAACTGCTCAGACTGTTCTTGCATCACGGCTTCCAGTCTCATCTTACTCACGCTCCCCGATGTCCGGCATCAGCCATCCTGTGCGGCCATTTCATAAAACGCGGGGAATTTATTCCATATTTGTATTATATCGTTTCGACGAAGAGGTTACAATCAAGCGTTCTGCCGCACGGTCGGAGTGGGGCCAGGGGACCGGATCGCCGGGTTCATGCCGAACATCGCCGAGACCGTGATCGCCATGCTCACCAGACATTATCCATGGCGAACCGGTGAAAAACCGGGACGCCCTGGCCAATCCCGAATCGCGGGAGTTATACCGGGACCTCCCGGAACTTGCCGATTGACAGGAATCTCCATGCAGCTCACAGGGGCACGAAATAGACATCGGTCGGTTTGAACTGGCAGTTGCGGCGGAACCGCGCCCGGATCGGCATGCCGATTCGCACCTCGTCCGGCTCGGCGCCGATCAGACGGGAGAGGAAGAGGGTGTCGACGCTGTCGAATTCGACCAGGACAAGGGTGAAGGGGGTCTCCTTGAGGAACGCCTCGCCGCCGAAGTGGCAGGTGGTGTAGGTGTGGACCCTCCCCTCCTGCGGCAGTTCGACCCATGAGGTCGGTGCACCGCACCCCATGCAGTGCCCCCGCGGCGTGGCATAGGTGTAGCCGCAGCCGATGCAGCGGCTTCCCAGGAGCTTCTTCCCGGCAAGGCCGGCAAAGAAGGGGGAGTCCTGGGCATAGGAATGCAGGTAGTCGATCTCATAGTGGTCTTTCACGATGATCGGGTCGGTATTGAAAAGGATTGTTCCTTCTTCGGTCTCGGGAAGTTTCGCATCCGTGTTCATGGGTAACCCCGCTCGCAGGGGGGATCCCCCCGCCTGAAGTCTCCTACACCCGCTCCATGACCGTCACCGTGATGTAGGTCCCTGTCCCGGCATGGCTGTGGATGAGCCCCTTCTTCGGATCGGGGAGCTGCAGGGCCGCATCCCCCAAGTGCCGGGCAATGCTCCCCTGGAGCTGCCAGAAGGCAAAGACCGCCTGCATGAGGCCCGTCGCACCCACCGGGTGGCCGCAGGCCAGAAGCCCGCCTGACGGATTCACCGGCAGGCGGGGCCAGGTCCCTTCGCCGGAAAATGTCAGGCCATAGTCCAGGTTGGCCATGAACGGCGCTCCGGCATCGACGAACCGCCCCCCCTGACCGTAGCGGCAGAATCCCAGGTCCTCGTAGGTCTGGATCTCGGACGAGGTATAGGCGTCGTGGATCTCGGCAAAGTCCAGCTCCCTGCCCGGATCGATGATCCCGGCCATCCGGTAGGCGAGCTTGGCCGCCATCCTTCCCCCCCGGAAAGAGTGGACACCCGGATAGCGCAGGTCGCGGTACTCCTCGGCCGTCTCATGGGGGAGGAGCGGCACCTCTCCGTGGGGACGGTCGGCCATCCGCATGGCATCGGTGCCCGAGCCGATGCCGGTGATCCGGACCGGCTGCTGGCAGAGCCGCTGGGCCACCTCCTCGGAGGCGAGGATGGCCACGGCCGCGCCGTCAGACATCTGGCAGCAGTCCAGGATGGTGAGCGGCGTTGCCACCATGGAGGAGCCGCGAACATCCGCCACGCTTAAGAGGGCCGGCTGCTGGGCATAGGAGTTATGGAGGGCGTTGCGATGGTTCTTCACCGCCACCTTGGCCATCTGCTCCAGGGTGGTGCCGAATTCGTGCATGTGGCGCCTGACCATCATGGCATAGTAGCCGGTGTAGAACCCTCCCACCGGGTAGTCGAAGTTGGTGTCCGAAGCGAGCGCGATGAACTCGTTCCCCTTCCAGGTGTTGACCCGGCTCATGGTCTCGAACCCCATGGCCAGGCAGACCTCCATCCTGCCGGAGGCCACCGCCTCCCAAGCGGCCTGGAAGCAGAGCCCGCCAGTGGCGCCCCCCCCTTCGACACGACGGGATGGCTTGGGGCAAAGCCCCAGGTAATCCTGGACCATGGCGCCGGCCATGGGCTGGCGGGTGAAGTGATCGGAAAAGTAGGAGCAGACGCTGCCGTCGATCAGGTCGCGGTCAAGCCCCGGCAGATCTGCCAGGGCATACTCGAACGCCTCCTTCACCATGAGGCGGAAATCCTTGTCCGGATGGGCCTTGGCAAACCTGGTGATACCCCCCGTAATCATGTAGACCGGTCTCATGATTTCCTCCGAAAATCAGGTTGAGGTTAAGGACCCCCTCCTTAACCTTAACCTGCCTTCAAAAGTTCCCTGGCGATCACCATCCGTTGGACCTCGGAGGTCCCTTCGCCGATCTCGCAGAGCTTTGCGTCCCGTAGGTAGCGCTCCACCGGGAAGGCGCGGGTGTAGCCATAACCGCCGTGGATCTGCACCCCCTTCACCGCCGCACGCATGGCTGCTTCGGCCGCAAAGAGCTTGGCCATGGCCGCCTCCTTGACACACGGCTGCCCGGTCTCCTTGAGCCGGGCGGCTCGCAGCACCAGGAGACGGGCGGCATCGAGCTCGGTGGCCATGTCGGCGAGCATCCACTGGATCGCCTGGAATTCGCCGATCTGCTGGCCGAATGCGGATCGCTTCCCGGCATAGACGAGGCTCTCTTCCAGGCAGCCGCGGCCGATCCCGACCGCCATGGCGGCAACGCCGACCCTGCCGGAGACGAGGACCTCCATGGCCTGGACAAAGCCGCGGTTCACCTCCCCCAGCAGGTTCCCCGCCGGCACCGCGACACCCTTCAGTCCGAGCCCCACCGTGTCGCTGGAATGGAAGCCGAGCTTCTCCATGTTCTGCCCCTTTGCCAGTCCGGGGGCATCGCCGGGAACGATGAACGCGGAGATCCCCTTGTCGCCCCGGGAGGGATCGGTGGAGGCCATGACCACATAGGTCCCGGCCACGGAACCGTTGGTGATGAAGAGCTTGTTGCCGGTCAGGCGCCAGCCGCCGTCATCGGGGAGCGCCACGGTCCGGATGCCGCCGGCATCGCTTCCTGCCTGTGGTTCGGTAAGGGCCCAGGACCCGAGGTGTTCACCCCGCGCCAGGGGTCCGAGGAAGCGCTCTTTCTGTGCCTCGGTGCCGAACAGGTTGATATGGCTGGCACAGAGGGTGTGGGCGAGCAGGGTGATGGCGACCGAGGCGTCCTCCCTGGCCAGCTCTTCCACGGCAATGGCATAGCTGACCAGGTCGCGCCCTCCCCCGCCGTAGGCCGGCGGCTGGACCAGCCCCAGCAGCCCGAGTTGCCGCATCCCCTCCACCGCCTGCCAGGGGAATTCCCCGGTCCTGTCGCGATCCCTGGCCCCCGGCCTCAGTTCAGTTGCGGCGAATGCCCGCACGGTCTGCCGAAGCGCTGCCTGTTCTTCCGTGAGCTCGAAATCCATGCCGTCACCTCACTCTGTCGTTCTCCCCGCACCCGGAACCGGCGGGGCCGGCGGGCATCTGCCCCGGTTATCGGTCAGGATAGGGGAAAAACCCCTGCCCCGACTTCCTCCCCAGCAGCCCCTCCCCGACCATGGTCACCAGCAGGGGACAGGGGGCGTACCGGGGGTCGCCGAAACCGGCGTAAAGTGTGTTGGCGATGGCCAGCACCGTATCGAGCCCGATCAGGTCGGCCAAGGACAGCGGCCCCATCGGCAGGTTGGCGCCGAGCCGCATCCCCTTGTCGATCTCCTCCGCGCTGGCAACCCCCTCGTGGAGTGCCCGGATCGCCTCGTTGATCATCGGGATCAGGATCCGGTTGACGATGAAACCGGGGCGGTCGCGGGATACCACCAGCTCCTTCCCCAGGCGGGTCGCCAGGTCAGCGGTGGCGGAAAAGGCCGCTTCGCCCGTCTCCTCCCCTCGGATGACCTCCACCAGCTGCATCACCGGCGCCGGGTTCATGAAGTGCATCCCGATCACCCGTCCAGGGAGCCCGGTTGCCGCGGCGATCCTGGTGATGGGGATGGAGGAGGTATTGGAGGCAAGGACGACGTCGGGTCGCACGATAGCGTCGAGCCGGCGGAACAGCTCCAGTTTCAGGGCTTCATCTTCGCTCACCGCCTCGACCACGAAATCGGCAGCGGCAAGGTCGGCAAGGGAGGTTGTCGTGTCGATGCGGGAAAGGATCTCCCCGATCTCGCTTTCGGCAATAGCCCCCTTCCCTGCCTGCCTCTGCAGCTGTTCGCGGATTGCGTCAACCGCCCGTTCGAGCTGGGTCGCGACGGCATCGCACAGGATGCAGGCGAGGCCGTGCGCGGCACAGAGCTGTGCGATCCCCTGCCCCATTACCCCTGCGCCGACGATGCCGATCCGTTCGATCATGCCCCACTCCTCTTTAGCGGCAGGTTGTTGAAATACTCAGGTTGTTCAAAAATGGTCAGATCGTCGCACCCGCAGAAAGCCCCGCGGAGGCGTAGCAGCGCTACGCCGCACAAGGAGGCTTTCGAGGACGGCGGCGAGATGGCCGTTTTTCAACAACCTGTCAAACCCGCTCGAAGATCATGGCCACCGCCTCGCCACCGCCGATGCAGAGGGAGGCCAGGCCATAGCGCGCCTGCCGTCGGTGCAGTTCCCGGATCACCGTCGCCGCAAGCCTGCCGCCGCTGGCGCCGATGGGATGGCCGAGCGCAATGGCGCCGCCGTTCACGTTCACCCGGTCGGGGTCGAGCCCCAGGGTCCTGATGGCGATGAGCGCCACCGCGGCGAATGCCTCGTTGATCTCGAACAGGTCGATGGCGTCCAGGGGGAGCCCCGCCTTGGCGCAGACCTTCCGGATCGCCCCCTCCGGCGCCTCGGGGAACCGGTCGGGATGGCGGCTTTCGCTGGCAGCGGCGACGATCCGCGCCTTGGGCCGCAGGTTGAAGCTCGTGAGCCCCGCCTCGTCGGTGAGAAGGGCCAGGGCCGCCCCGTCTCCGATGGTGGAGGCGTTGCCGGCAGTGATGGTCCCCTCCTGCCGGAAGGCGGGCTTCAGAAGGGGAAGCCGCTCCAGGTCCGCCTTGAACGGCTCTTCGTCCGCTTCGACCACCCGGCTGCCCGCTTTGTCCGGGATCGCCACCGGGACGATCTCCTCGGCAAACACCACCTCCTGCATGGCCTTTCGGGCCAGTAGGTACGAACGAAGGGCATATTCGTCCTGTTCGGCACGGGTCAGGCCGTGGCGCAATGCGCTCTCCTCGCCGATCTCCCCCATGAGCCGGCCGTTGTCCGGGTCCTGGAGGCCGTCGAGGATCATCAGGTCGAAGATCCGGTCATGGCCGAGGCGATAGCCGCGACGAGCCTTATTGAGAGCGTAGGGAGCCTGCGACATGCTCTCCATGCCGCCGGCGATCACCACCCGGGAGTCGCCGAGCATGAGGGAGCCGGCGCCGAGCATGAGCGCCTTGAGGCCACTGCCGCAAACCTTGTTGATGGTCAGGGCATGGGTCGCATCGGGGATTCCGGCCAGCCGCATAGCCTGCCTGGCTGGGGCCTGGCCGCAACCGCCGGCAAGGACCTGGCCGACGATCACCTCGTCCACTGCCTCGGCCGCAAGGCCGGACCGCGCCAGGAGCCCCTTCATCACCGTTGCAGCCAGCTGCGGCGCCGCCACGTCGGCAAGCGCCCCCGCAAGGGAGCCAAAAGGCGTCCGCAGCGCTTCGACCACATATACGTCGTTCATATGATCCCCGGATCTCCTCATTGGAATATCTTCCAGTATACCATGTCGGGCGATCAATTCTTCCGGACGGGAACGGAGTTCCACTGGGATTATCCCGAAAGAAAAACAGGAATCTTCGGCTTTTGGGGAGGATTCGGTCGAGGAGTGTGCGTTTGCAAAGAGACTGCGATGCGGAGAGTGCGGCAAACCGGCTGAGGAACAGACCGAAGGCCCCGTACCGTTCTCGTAGAACAGGTACAGGGCCGTTGCCCGCAGAGTGATCTGTGTTCATCCGGTGTTTCCGGATGAACACTAGGCTTATTTTTCCATGAGGATTTTTTCGATGGTATCGTCCACCGATCCAGGGGCGACCTGCGATGAGGGTTTCGCGGCAACGGGGATCAGCGGCTGACCAGCGTCCTCTCTGCCGCCGCTTTCATTGCCGCGTGACAGCTTCGCGGCAAGGTCTGCGATCGCTTCGGCATACATGAGCTGTATCACCCCGTTGATATCGGCGTGAAAATGGTCCGTCATACACTGGAGCCCCATCCCGCATCCTTCGTAGATATTCCTGGGGGTATTCCGTACGCTCTTGACTTCCTTTGCCCAGACCGCTGTCTTGTCGGTTCTCTGCAGTGCCCGGAGGCTGAGGGCATATTCGTTGGGGGTGTTCCAGCCACCGGCCAGATAGGCCTTCTCCAGCGTCCCTTCAACGAAGTAGGTCTCGTCCGTCAGTTCCGACGGGCTATAGATGAACTTTACGTCCCTAAACCTTCCCGACGCCACCATCTCGTCCGCAAATGCCTTGGCCCACAGGTCGGGTGTCAGGGCGGCCATGGAACCGCTGATGCCGGTCTTCACGACATTGAACCTCAAATTGTCCGGGTCGAATATGCTGCCGCGTTGCGTGAAATCCTCGGTGCCATCCACAAAGGGGAGGACCGCAATCTTCGTCGGGATCGGGGTCACCCCTGCCGCGGGAGCACCCGGCTTATAGACGAACTTCGTCTCGACGCAACCTGTCAGCGAAAACAGGGCCAGGGCTGCAATAGCCAACGTCAGTCTCGATAGCTTATGTCTCATGGAAACTCCTTTCCCTGCGTTGTCGTCTTGCCTTCCGGCTTCACCGGATCTCCTCCCACCATCTATTCAGCCTTTTCATCTCGGCAGGCGCCGGTGCGCCAGGCCGCTCGCCGATTCTCGCTTCGAGCGTCTCTCCGGCCGCGACCGTCACCGATTCACCCAGCGGGGTCACGGCTTCGACCCGGCCTTCGATGACGACGACTGCGGTCTGGCCGCCGGCAGCAAATACGGCTAACCGACCCGAATCGAATCTGAACCTGAGCGCCTCGGTGACAATTGAGAATCTCCCTGGCACAGAGAGAGCATCTTCCCTGCCGGGCAACCTGTTTGCCGCGAAATAGGTGAGCCCCTGTGACAGCGTCTGCCGGCATTCCCCAGTCGGCCTGCAATCGCCGATAACCGCCTTCGAATCCGGCCCGATCCTGAACTCGCTCCCATTCCAGAGGGTAAGGCCGACCCCCCTCCGTGCCGTCGTGATCACGTCGTTTGCACCGATTGCCTGCGGTTCGAGACCACCGCCCCACCTGATCCCGATGGCGCCCGTCGCCGCTTCTTTTTCGAGACCGGCCATGATCTGAGCGAACTCGTTTTTCTGCGCCGCCATGTAGTCGTCCACTTCCCCGCGGGCGGCACCGTCTCCGGCCCCCCTGGCCCCTTCGATCTGCGCCAGGGATCTGAGGAGCGCCCGCTTCTCCTCTGCTTTGCAATACAGGGACAGAACGGGATCTTCGCACGGGTCCGTCAGGGGAGACAGTGTCCCGGCGGACGCGAATGCCTCAGCGAGACCGCGCAACCGGAACAGGGCATGGTCGCGCCAGGAAAGGAGATAGAGATCGCCTTCCCGGCACCGGAGCATCCCCCCCAGACCGCGCCGGACAACGACGAAGTCGCTGCCGCGCACGGCATACAGGTTCTCCCCCTCCGAGAAATAGAGCAGACCGTGCCGTTCGTCGACCGCTAGGGAAGAGATGGCCGGGAAGTCGGGCAGATAGGCAAAGAGCCCGGCAGAACCACCCTCCCGGAGCGTATAGATTCTCGGGCCAACGGAGAAAAACAACACTCCCCGCGCCAGGGCCATGGCGTCGATCGGCGCGTCGAGTTCGAGCAATGCCTTGTGTCCCATGCCCTCCTTGTAGAGAAACAAGACCGGCTTCCCAGTCGGCGTGATCCCACTGATGAAGGTACGCTCGTTGTCAGAGGCAAGGATGCGGCTCTTCAGGGGGACGTCCAGCAGTTTCCGCGGGGTACCACCGTCTGAGACGAAAAGTGCGCCGTTTGTCAGGAACTGAAACCTGGCGCCGGAAAAGGCGAGCCATCCGGGGTTCCTGAGCGGCTCTCCGAACAGGAATTCTCCTGCGCCGGCATCGTAGATATTGTCCCTGGTGAGGACGAGAACAGCCCCTGCCGGGTCCACATCATAGACATACGAATCGCCGAGAAAGGCGGTATCGAGCAACCTGCGAACCTCGACACCCGCGGCCAGCCCCGTGGCCGGCGTGACGAGATGCATCGCCAGCACCATGAAGATCCATGCAAGGATTCTGCAACCGTGGCGTTCCCTATTCATTGCCGAGCGCCTTTTTGTACTGGTACGTGTATCGAGGTGGCGGGAATTTGCCGGTGACGTCATCAAAGAGGCTGTTCAGGAAATTCAGGGGGACCCTGTCCGCCCTCGCTGCCAGTTCCCTGGCATTATCGGCACTGCCGGAGGCGATGACCCGTGGGGCGTCCGTCAGGATTTCACCGACCTCGTCGCTGGTGGACTTCACTGCCGACAGGATGGTATACCCCGTCGTCAGGGTCTTGCCGACACCGCCGAGGTTCTTCTCGATGAGCTCTTTTGCCACATCCTTCAGCAATTCCTTTGGCCGTGACTTTATGAACTCGGTAAGTTCCACCTGCTCGTCCGCTTTTTGATACGCAGATTTCGCCTTGGACCACCAGCCGGGTCCGTCGCTGTCCGGGGAATCGTCAGAAGGCTTGAGCGCCGCTTTGCCCCGATCATCCGCTGAGACCTTCGGCAGGGGGACGTCCGACGCATCGAGCCTCTTCCCCTTGTTCCACTTCCGGTCCCATGCCGACTTGAGGTCCACGACCGTTGCGTCGTAGCGGAGACCGGTGTCGTTGTCCCGCTCTTGCATCTCGGTGGCCTTGAGGGCGCCGATCAGGTCGCCGGAAGTACCGGCCCCGGCTTGCGAATGCCGGCGGGCACCACAATAGCCGCTGGTCCCGGAGATCCGGTCGGCTTCCGATATCAGCTGCGCAGCTTCCCGTTTCAGCGATTCAGCCCTCTTGAGATAGAGATCGGTATCTCCAAAAGACTGTGCCGGACTGATCCTCGGCTGATCACCTTTCATGGCCATGCTTCGGCTTTCCCGCTTGAGCCGCTCGATCTCCCCCAGGGCTTCGGTCTTGAGATTCTGGCAGGCCTGGTGGGCCATATTCCCTGCCTGGACATAGCTCTGCTGGACCTTACGGACGAAATCAGCGCTCTGCCCCCTGCCGGTCCCTGCCGCAAAGCTCGGCGGCGATGGGCAGAAGAACGCCGGCATGCTACAGGAGCCGGGGGCGTCCAGGCAGGTATCGATGGCCTGGAGCGCCTGGTTGATGGTACGCTCCATCTGGACAAAATATTGGTTGAGCCCGGGAACGATCCCCCTATCCTGATAACTGGAAGTCGCTCCCTGCCTGAGTTGCGGCAGGATATCCCGGACCTGTGCGATCCTGGTCCTGATCGACTGACTGACTGCAACAGTGTTGCTCCCGCGTGCCACCTGGTTCTGGGAGAGATTCCCTGCTGTGCCTTTCAGAAACCGTTTCCGTTCTTCCGATCTCCTTTCGGCATCCCTGGCGTCCCGGTCCGCTCTTTCAGCCCTTTCGCAGAGAAGATCGGCGTTCACCCTGCCGGTCTCCGCCCACGCAAACGGACAGGAAAGCGTTACGGCGAAGAGAACCGCACAGCACCATCCTCCTCTGTTGGCTGTACCGATACGCATGACGAGATTCAGCGACTCGGGGTGAGGGCAATAAATTCCCGGGCGTCTTCCTTGATCTGTTCCAGACGTCGGCCATCGCCTTCGATCTTCTGCAGCAGTTCATCGGCAGCCACCAGCAGGTATTTTGCGTTCGCGATACTGATCAGACGGTTGTGGGCCTCCATGAGCCGGTTTCCCTCGTTTTCGAATTCATCGGCCCGCATCTCCAGGGGGCCGGCCTTTTTTTCGGCTTCAGCGCTCAGCTGGCCCGCCTTCCCCTGGGCATCCATGACCGCCTGTGCATCCATCGACTGCTGCCCCTGGATCATCCTGCCGGTCATGGCTGAGGCCAAAGCAGTATTCGATGAAAACTGCCCTCCCCCCATGCTCGTAATGGCACCGAACATCTCCCCGATGAACCCGGATACGGCGGCATCCTGTTCCGCCTTGCTCCGCAGCATCTCGCCTTTCTGCGACGACTCCGAACGGTATCCTCCGGCCTTCCTTCTCAGCTCTTCGGCAGCAGCATATTTTTTGCGTGCCGCTGCCTTCAGGAGTTCCGCCTTCCGCTTCAGCGTCTCCGCCGACTTCTTCATCTCTTCCGTCTCAGTTGCGGACAACATGGAAGGGCTCGGTTCATCCTTGGGCATAAAGAGAGGGCTGCCGGCAAAAGCCGGGCCTTGGGCGCAGAGGATACACGTCGCAAAGATGAACGCCTTGGCAGTCGAATTTTTCATGGTTGGCCTCCGCACAGAGAACTATCCTGCAACAAGACAACTACTCAGATACAGCTTCAAAGGCCGGTACAAACCGTCCATTTCAATCAGCAGACGCTTGATATCGTCCCGGTTTTTCTCAATGGTTTTCCCTGCCAGCTTGAAACGCTCAAATGCCTTCCTGGCCGACACCGAACCCTTTTCCCTGCCGATGTCCAGCGCACCAAGGGGGCCGCTGCCCAACACCTCTTCGGAAAGCTCGGCAGCCTCCAGGTCGTCGGCGACCTTAGAACTCGTTTCTGCGGCGGTCTTGGCCATATCGTCCCGCTGCTTGTAAACCTCCCAGATATTCGCCAGCTCTCTCCTGCGCTCCTCTGTCTTTGCCATCATCCGGAGGACTTCATTCAAATCCTCACCTACCCCCGGTCTGGCCACGAGAATCGCTGCAGAACAGCATTCCGGAAGGGTTCCGGAAGCCCCTCCCTTTTCAAGCTCGTACAGCTGTCGCCGTAACATGACGATATCGCCGGTTTTCTTCCTGATGCCTGCAGAAAGGGAGAGTGCGCAGCCGTATCGTTTCAGCCATGGACTCTGTTCGATGACGTCGGCGAGCCTTTCCCTGACATTCGAAGCGCCCGGTTGTACTTGTGCGGGCAGGATCAACCCCCGAAACTCCGCAGCAGAGGAGCTTTCCGGGAACCTCAGCAGAAAAGCCTTGTAACCGTATTGACTCCTCCAGGCCTTGACCTGCTTGTAGGTCTTTTGCGAAAGGAGCTTTCGGCCCTCCCCGGCAAAGCGGGACTCCGGGTACTTGAGCAGAAAGTATTCCATGGGCACGGGAGAAGCGTCCCCGCTCGCCCTCTTGAACTCGATCTCCTCCAGACGCTCCCGGATTTCCGGCGCTCCGCTGTGCTCCTTGAAATAGAAGAGAAAATCGTAGAGGGCCTCCACGGAGTTTTCGTTACGGGCGGCTTTAAAGGCAAGATCGGCCACGGTAGCGGCAATCT of Geobacter sp. contains these proteins:
- a CDS encoding 3-hydroxybutyryl-CoA dehydrogenase (converts (S)-3-hydroxybutanoyl-CoA to 3-acetoacetyl-CoA) — protein: MIERIGIVGAGVMGQGIAQLCAAHGLACILCDAVATQLERAVDAIREQLQRQAGKGAIAESEIGEILSRIDTTTSLADLAAADFVVEAVSEDEALKLELFRRLDAIVRPDVVLASNTSSIPITRIAAATGLPGRVIGMHFMNPAPVMQLVEVIRGEETGEAAFSATADLATRLGKELVVSRDRPGFIVNRILIPMINEAIRALHEGVASAEEIDKGMRLGANLPMGPLSLADLIGLDTVLAIANTLYAGFGDPRYAPCPLLVTMVGEGLLGRKSGQGFFPYPDR
- a CDS encoding nucleotide-binding protein gives rise to the protein MNTDAKLPETEEGTILFNTDPIIVKDHYEIDYLHSYAQDSPFFAGLAGKKLLGSRCIGCGYTYATPRGHCMGCGAPTSWVELPQEGRVHTYTTCHFGGEAFLKETPFTLVLVEFDSVDTLFLSRLIGAEPDEVRIGMPIRARFRRNCQFKPTDVYFVPL
- a CDS encoding ferredoxin; protein product: MGRRPYVDQEVCISCGVCVEMVPEVFRMNDDNYAEVYDPAGAPEERIQEAMDACPANCIDWE
- a CDS encoding acyl-CoA dehydrogenase, translated to MDFELTEEQAALRQTVRAFAATELRPGARDRDRTGEFPWQAVEGMRQLGLLGLVQPPAYGGGGRDLVSYAIAVEELAREDASVAITLLAHTLCASHINLFGTEAQKERFLGPLARGEHLGSWALTEPQAGSDAGGIRTVALPDDGGWRLTGNKLFITNGSVAGTYVVMASTDPSRGDKGISAFIVPGDAPGLAKGQNMEKLGFHSSDTVGLGLKGVAVPAGNLLGEVNRGFVQAMEVLVSGRVGVAAMAVGIGRGCLEESLVYAGKRSAFGQQIGEFQAIQWMLADMATELDAARLLVLRAARLKETGQPCVKEAAMAKLFAAEAAMRAAVKGVQIHGGYGYTRAFPVERYLRDAKLCEIGEGTSEVQRMVIARELLKAG
- a CDS encoding thiolase domain-containing protein (Catalyzes the synthesis of acetoacetyl coenzyme A from two molecules of acetyl coenzyme A. It can also act as a thiolase, catalyzing the reverse reaction and generating two-carbon units from the four-carbon product of fatty acid oxidation), producing MRPVYMITGGITRFAKAHPDKDFRLMVKEAFEYALADLPGLDRDLIDGSVCSYFSDHFTRQPMAGAMVQDYLGLCPKPSRRVEGGGATGGLCFQAAWEAVASGRMEVCLAMGFETMSRVNTWKGNEFIALASDTNFDYPVGGFYTGYYAMMVRRHMHEFGTTLEQMAKVAVKNHRNALHNSYAQQPALLSVADVRGSSMVATPLTILDCCQMSDGAAVAILASEEVAQRLCQQPVRITGIGSGTDAMRMADRPHGEVPLLPHETAEEYRDLRYPGVHSFRGGRMAAKLAYRMAGIIDPGRELDFAEIHDAYTSSEIQTYEDLGFCRYGQGGRFVDAGAPFMANLDYGLTFSGEGTWPRLPVNPSGGLLACGHPVGATGLMQAVFAFWQLQGSIARHLGDAALQLPDPKKGLIHSHAGTGTYITVTVMERV
- a CDS encoding ferritin, with product MNVYDFAMKMELDGKAYYEGLAAETEISGLKTVFTMLAADEQKHHDTVMAMKAGGDGKMADTTVLSEAKNVFTALKGQELLLGGMRKSLEGYLHAMKIEAESVRLYEDMATKASQQEVVQILLEIANEEKKHYNVMENLYEIALKPEYFLEWREFSNLKPL